The segment GGCGCTGGCTTCAACCCCGAATTCACCGGGCGCGAAAACGTCTTCATGAACGGCACCCTGATCGGCATGCGCCGCGAGGCCGTAGCGGCCAGGTTCCCCGACATAGAGCGCTTTGCCGAGATCGGCGAGTTCATGGACCGGCCGGTGAAGACCTACTCGAGCGGCATGTTCGTGCGTCTGGCATTTGCCACCGCCATCCACGTCGATCCGGACGTGCTGCTGGTCGACGAGGCGCTCTCGGTGGGAGACGCCCTGTTCGCGCACCGGTGCATGGACCGGATATCGCAGCTGCGCCGGAGCGGCGTGAGCATCCTGTTCGTCTCGCACGACATCACGGCGATCCGGAAGCTGTGCGACCGCGTGATCCTGCTCGACGGAGGCCAGGTGGTCGAACAAGGCGCTGCCGAACCGGTGATCAACCGCTATCTCTCGCTCATCGCCGAGCGACAGGCGCGCTATGCGGCTCCCGAGGCAGCTCACGACCCCGGGGAAGTGTCGCCGCCCAGCATGGATCTCGCTCCCGCTCCGCCCGTCCGCAACGTCGATCGCCGCATTGGCACGGGCAAGGCGCAGATTGCGGGCTTCGGCATCCTCGACGGCGCGGGCGCCCCAGTGGCCGCGATCGAGGCCGGCAAGCCCTTCCATCTGCGGATCACGGCGTGCGCCCAGGGGGAAGTGCGCAAGCCCATCATCGGCTACCGGATCCTCGATGGACACGGCGTCGAAATCAGCGCCGGCAACACCGAGCAGGAAGGCGTGGCCTTGCCCGCCCTTGTCGGGGGCGACGTGATCACGGTCGATTTCCGCGTGGAGCCGCCCCTCCTCGCCCCCGGCCACTACGCTCTGACACCGGCGATCGGCGACGGTACGCAGGACGCCTACGAACTTTGCGACTCGCTGGTCAACGCGGGCCATCTCGAGATCGGTTCGAACGTGCTGATCATGGGCGTCTGCCGGATGCCGAGCGACGTGCGTTACGCCCTGGCGGTCACCTGATGGAATTCACGGGCGAGCGCTTCATCCCCGGCGAGGTGATCTCGCCGATCTGCTACGAGCACGCCCACCGGTACCTGTTTGCAAGGCGCTGGGCCGACGGCCGGCGCGTCCTGGACATCGGCTGCGGAGAAGGTTACGGCTCTGCGCTTCTGGCTGCGACCGCCCAGAGCGTCGTGGGCGTCGACGTCTCCGAAGAGGCCGTCGCGCATGCCACGAGCCAGTATGGCAAGAATCAGCTGACGTATCTGGTCGCGAGCGCAGAGCGGATCCCGCTCCCGGACCGGGCGTTCGATCTCATCGTGGCCTTCGAGGTCATCGAGCACGTGCCGGATCCCTTCGCGTTGCTGCGCGAGGCGCAACGCCTGCTGGCGCCGGGCGGGATCTTCCTGGTATCTTCTCCCAACAAGCGAGTCTA is part of the Candidatus Tanganyikabacteria bacterium genome and harbors:
- a CDS encoding ABC transporter ATP-binding protein, producing the protein MRAPLIAVSGLSKKYQVYDRPIDRLKEALSRGRRAYHRDFWALRELSFDVPRGQTVGVIGPNGSGKSTLLQLVAGTLRPTTGQVQVNGRLAALLELGAGFNPEFTGRENVFMNGTLIGMRREAVAARFPDIERFAEIGEFMDRPVKTYSSGMFVRLAFATAIHVDPDVLLVDEALSVGDALFAHRCMDRISQLRRSGVSILFVSHDITAIRKLCDRVILLDGGQVVEQGAAEPVINRYLSLIAERQARYAAPEAAHDPGEVSPPSMDLAPAPPVRNVDRRIGTGKAQIAGFGILDGAGAPVAAIEAGKPFHLRITACAQGEVRKPIIGYRILDGHGVEISAGNTEQEGVALPALVGGDVITVDFRVEPPLLAPGHYALTPAIGDGTQDAYELCDSLVNAGHLEIGSNVLIMGVCRMPSDVRYALAVT